The following are encoded together in the Paludisphaera mucosa genome:
- the kdsB gene encoding 3-deoxy-manno-octulosonate cytidylyltransferase, with the protein MENVAVIPARFASTRLPGKPLLSDTGKTLIQHVVEAARRARSLQRVIVATDDERIADAVRAFGGEVAMTRADHATGTDRVAEVAATIPGAGIIVNVQGDEPEIDGSSIDRLITLLEDDPEAPMATLATPIRDEAVYRDPSCVKVVASSRGRALYFSRSPIPCHRDGSPDFADPKSPAAFLHLGLYAYRRDFLLKVGALPRSPLEAAEKLEQLRVLEAGLPIALGFVDEPSIGVDTPEDYRRFVERWRAANPG; encoded by the coding sequence ATGGAAAATGTCGCGGTGATCCCGGCGCGGTTCGCTTCCACCCGACTGCCCGGCAAACCCCTCCTTTCCGACACCGGGAAGACGCTGATCCAGCACGTCGTCGAGGCCGCGCGACGCGCGCGATCGCTGCAACGCGTCATCGTGGCCACCGACGACGAGCGGATCGCCGACGCCGTGCGGGCCTTCGGCGGCGAAGTCGCCATGACCCGCGCCGACCACGCGACGGGCACCGACCGCGTGGCCGAAGTCGCCGCGACGATCCCGGGCGCCGGAATCATCGTCAACGTCCAGGGCGACGAGCCCGAGATCGACGGATCATCGATCGATCGCTTGATCACGCTTTTGGAGGACGACCCCGAGGCCCCGATGGCGACCCTCGCCACGCCGATCCGCGACGAGGCCGTCTACCGCGACCCCTCGTGCGTGAAGGTCGTCGCCTCGTCCCGCGGCCGCGCCCTCTACTTCTCGCGCAGCCCCATCCCCTGCCATCGCGACGGCTCGCCCGACTTCGCCGACCCGAAGTCCCCCGCCGCCTTCCTCCACCTGGGCCTGTACGCCTACCGCCGCGACTTCCTGCTGAAGGTCGGCGCACTGCCCCGCTCGCCGCTGGAAGCCGCCGAGAAGCTCGAACAGCTCCGCGTCCTCGAAGCCGGCCTCCCCATCGCGCTGGGCTTCGTCGACGAGCCCAGCATCGGCGTCGACACCCCCGAGGACTACCGCCGCTTCGTCGAACGCTGGCGCGCGGCCAACCCGGGGTGA
- a CDS encoding beta-L-arabinofuranosidase domain-containing protein has translation MERNRSTWLGIALAAMALGTALTPNATRGAESKRPIYGRPFEAKKRPALLPLPPGAVEPAGWLRDWCIAARDGYTGHMDDYDVAFRQAWAADFRQKGEGLYWYKGAWPYEGGGYWFDGLARLGLALHDDALIGQAKARLDPVLNNMNDRGLLFLWWLDRSDPGDRAAVKAALEGWPLWTCGLLGRALSGYYAGTGDRRVLDAMIQAYGADPDGLRSITGNVSNLWPAYDAYTRTGDPAIAEALDAMFREGTSSLVPTIDRYRRPPDLTPGAEVDNAHVVEFLECTTPWAVGYLWTGDETYLKAALGWHELLDRVAMQPHGVPVADEWYLPTGAFRGSETCDVAGYLWSQLSLLSVTGDGRMADRAERALFNAGPATVSRDFKTHVYFQSPNRFAAGSPTFPHGPGAGGGVYKAKHDPLCCTAALNRIIPWYATSMWMATNDDGLAATCYGPCKLTALAGERVPVEITCETDYPFNETIAMTVKTAHEASFPISFRIPGWCETPGLFVNDEPVAAQPSENGFVRIERTWKPGDRVRLHLPMTPRLQQGRDAAPRGPFNGVHAPTRVSIPAKDDLRGLPYATVSYGPLLFALAIADLADPNTPDPAARWKFALDEQQPRIEVVRSAMPTKWDWPLDSPLKLKVQAVAVDWNPSFESPMLPAEPFAKSGPSEAITLVPYGCSKFRIAMFPVAAEPEVRVADVRKILFLGNSITHHGPKPDIDWAGDWGMAATAPEKDYVHLVAAAIGKHTGKPPEILVRNIAEFEREYATYDVDAKMKDLVAFDADLVVLAIGENVPALASDEAADKFHRGVVKILAAVRSKRRPIVVVRSGFWADEAKDRQLRKASDEAGTIYVDAGPLGRDEANAARSERPYKHAGVGGHPGDRGMKALADLIVKAVLARAGEPGR, from the coding sequence ATGGAACGCAATCGTTCGACATGGCTCGGGATCGCCCTCGCCGCGATGGCCCTCGGGACCGCCCTGACACCGAATGCGACGAGAGGGGCCGAATCGAAACGGCCCATCTACGGGCGGCCCTTCGAGGCGAAAAAGCGCCCGGCCCTGTTGCCGCTCCCCCCCGGGGCGGTCGAGCCGGCGGGTTGGCTGCGCGACTGGTGCATCGCCGCGCGCGACGGCTATACCGGCCACATGGACGACTACGACGTCGCCTTCCGCCAGGCATGGGCCGCCGACTTCCGGCAGAAGGGCGAGGGGCTCTACTGGTACAAGGGGGCCTGGCCCTACGAGGGGGGCGGCTACTGGTTCGACGGCCTCGCCCGCCTGGGCCTGGCCCTCCACGACGACGCCCTGATCGGCCAGGCGAAGGCCCGCCTCGACCCGGTCCTGAATAACATGAACGACCGGGGCCTCCTCTTCCTCTGGTGGCTCGACCGGAGCGACCCGGGCGACCGCGCGGCGGTGAAGGCCGCGCTCGAAGGCTGGCCGCTCTGGACCTGCGGCCTCCTCGGCCGCGCCCTCTCGGGCTACTACGCCGGTACCGGCGACCGCCGGGTCCTCGACGCCATGATCCAGGCTTACGGGGCCGACCCCGACGGCCTGCGATCGATCACCGGCAACGTCTCGAACCTCTGGCCGGCGTACGACGCCTACACCCGGACGGGCGACCCCGCGATCGCGGAGGCGCTCGACGCCATGTTCCGGGAGGGGACCTCCTCGCTCGTGCCGACCATCGACCGCTACCGCAGGCCGCCCGACCTGACCCCGGGGGCCGAGGTCGACAACGCCCACGTCGTCGAGTTCCTCGAATGCACGACCCCGTGGGCCGTGGGCTACCTCTGGACGGGCGACGAGACCTATCTGAAGGCGGCCCTGGGCTGGCACGAACTGCTCGACCGCGTGGCGATGCAACCCCACGGCGTCCCCGTCGCCGACGAATGGTATCTGCCGACGGGGGCGTTCCGGGGGAGCGAGACGTGCGACGTCGCGGGCTACCTGTGGAGCCAGCTCAGCCTGTTGTCGGTCACCGGCGACGGCCGCATGGCCGACCGCGCCGAGCGGGCCCTCTTCAACGCCGGCCCCGCCACGGTCTCGCGTGACTTCAAGACCCACGTCTACTTCCAGAGCCCCAATCGGTTCGCCGCCGGCTCGCCCACGTTCCCCCACGGCCCGGGGGCAGGCGGCGGCGTGTACAAGGCCAAGCACGACCCGCTCTGCTGCACCGCCGCGCTCAATCGAATCATCCCCTGGTACGCGACCTCGATGTGGATGGCCACGAACGACGACGGCCTGGCCGCCACCTGCTACGGCCCTTGCAAGCTGACCGCGCTGGCGGGCGAGCGAGTCCCGGTCGAGATCACCTGCGAGACCGATTACCCGTTCAACGAGACGATCGCGATGACCGTCAAGACGGCGCATGAGGCGTCGTTCCCGATCTCGTTCCGCATCCCCGGCTGGTGCGAGACGCCCGGCCTGTTCGTCAACGACGAGCCCGTCGCGGCTCAGCCGTCGGAGAACGGCTTCGTTCGGATCGAACGGACCTGGAAGCCCGGCGACCGCGTGCGGCTGCACTTACCGATGACCCCCCGCCTGCAGCAGGGTCGCGACGCCGCGCCGCGAGGGCCCTTCAACGGCGTCCACGCGCCCACGCGGGTGTCGATCCCCGCGAAGGACGACCTGCGCGGCCTGCCGTACGCGACGGTGTCGTACGGCCCGCTGCTGTTCGCACTGGCGATCGCCGACCTCGCCGATCCCAACACCCCCGACCCGGCCGCGCGCTGGAAGTTCGCTCTGGACGAGCAGCAGCCTCGGATCGAAGTCGTCCGGTCCGCCATGCCCACGAAGTGGGACTGGCCCCTCGATTCGCCGCTGAAGCTGAAGGTCCAGGCGGTCGCGGTGGACTGGAACCCCTCGTTCGAATCGCCGATGCTGCCGGCCGAGCCCTTCGCGAAATCGGGCCCATCGGAGGCGATCACGCTAGTCCCTTACGGCTGCAGCAAGTTCCGCATCGCCATGTTCCCGGTCGCCGCCGAACCCGAGGTCCGGGTCGCCGACGTCCGCAAGATCCTCTTCCTGGGCAACAGCATCACCCACCACGGCCCCAAGCCGGACATCGACTGGGCCGGCGACTGGGGGATGGCCGCGACCGCCCCCGAGAAGGACTACGTCCACCTCGTGGCCGCCGCCATCGGCAAGCACACCGGCAAGCCGCCCGAGATCCTGGTGCGGAACATCGCCGAGTTCGAACGCGAGTACGCGACCTACGACGTCGACGCCAAGATGAAGGACCTGGTCGCGTTCGACGCCGACCTCGTCGTGCTGGCCATCGGCGAGAACGTGCCGGCCCTCGCGTCCGACGAGGCCGCGGACAAGTTCCACCGCGGCGTCGTGAAGATCCTAGCCGCCGTGCGATCGAAGCGGAGGCCGATCGTCGTCGTCCGGAGCGGCTTCTGGGCCGACGAGGCCAAGGACCGGCAGCTTCGCAAGGCGAGCGACGAGGCCGGGACGATCTACGTCGACGCCGGCCCCCTCGGCCGCGACGAGGCCAACGCCGCGCGTTCGGAACGCCCGTACAAACACGCCGGCGTCGGCGGCCATCCCGGCGACCGCGGCATGAAGGCGCTCGCCGACCTGATTGTCAAAGCGGTGCTGGCCCGCGCCGGCGAACCAGGCCGCTGA
- a CDS encoding ribose-phosphate diphosphokinase → MSLICTSADRVDPYGELKVFAGSASSSLAEAIGEHLGSGMAMAETHTFSEGCVFVRVLENVRGRDVYIIQGTEYPVNDNFMELLFWIDAFKRASATQVTAVIPFFSYAKGDKKDEPRVSIRARVCADCIEAAGADRVLTMDLHSPQIQGFFRIPVDHLYAMPVLVDYFRRKEIPDLVVASPDVGFGKQAYKFAEMIHAPVVFGNKVRRGHDEKAQMLDIVGEVKDRNVLIVDDFTISGGTLIEMAVACKERGAKDVYACVSHGVFSKGSAEKLARSPIKELVMTDTIGYRFEPLAPCCKVVSVASLFADAIMSIHRRESVSRLFNY, encoded by the coding sequence ATGTCCCTGATCTGCACCTCGGCCGATCGGGTCGATCCGTACGGCGAGCTGAAGGTCTTCGCGGGCAGCGCCAGCAGCTCGCTGGCCGAAGCGATCGGCGAGCACCTGGGCTCCGGAATGGCGATGGCGGAGACCCACACCTTCAGCGAAGGCTGCGTCTTCGTGCGGGTCCTGGAGAACGTCCGCGGGCGGGACGTCTACATCATCCAGGGGACCGAATACCCGGTCAACGACAACTTCATGGAGCTGCTCTTCTGGATCGACGCCTTCAAGAGGGCGAGCGCGACCCAGGTGACGGCCGTGATCCCCTTCTTCTCGTACGCCAAGGGCGACAAGAAGGACGAGCCCCGGGTCTCCATCCGCGCCCGCGTCTGCGCCGACTGCATCGAGGCCGCCGGGGCCGACCGGGTCCTGACGATGGACCTGCACAGCCCGCAGATCCAGGGCTTCTTCCGCATCCCCGTCGACCATCTCTACGCCATGCCGGTCCTGGTCGACTACTTCCGGCGCAAGGAGATCCCCGACCTGGTGGTCGCCTCGCCCGACGTGGGCTTCGGCAAGCAGGCGTACAAGTTCGCCGAGATGATCCACGCCCCGGTGGTCTTCGGCAACAAGGTCCGCCGCGGCCACGACGAGAAGGCCCAGATGCTCGACATCGTCGGCGAGGTCAAGGACCGCAACGTCCTGATCGTCGACGACTTCACCATCTCGGGCGGCACGCTCATCGAGATGGCCGTCGCCTGCAAGGAGCGCGGGGCGAAGGACGTCTACGCCTGCGTCTCGCACGGGGTCTTCTCCAAGGGCTCGGCCGAGAAGCTCGCCCGCTCGCCGATCAAGGAGCTGGTCATGACCGACACGATCGGCTACCGCTTCGAACCCCTGGCCCCCTGCTGCAAGGTCGTGAGCGTCGCCAGCCTTTTCGCCGACGCCATCATGTCCATCCACCGTCGCGAGAGCGTGAGCCGGCTGTTCAACTATTGA
- a CDS encoding thioredoxin-like domain-containing protein: MQRRRSMRIRDLGWLALAAGALAVSLWYSNHTGASRRREADAAGPRIRRISYPQAAAPSLDGAVGWINSGPIDLASLKGKIVLLDFWTYCCINCHHILPDLEKLEKKYKNELVVIGVHSGKFDAERNTENIRRKVAEYRIKHPVANDAEMVIWERFDVHSWPTRVLIDPDGKVIAFGRDNQGNFVTSIGGEGRYEFFDMVIGKVAEQFRKAGKLNEKPLTFPTEESQYANKPLLFPGKVLADAKSNRLFISDTGHNRIVQTDLDGKNPVVIGDGGQGCVDGGFAKARFNRQQGMCLEGDVLYVADTENHAIRAIDLKAKTVATVVGDGRQADRDPTEPFEGPGKTSSISSPWDVIQLAGSRTIYIAMAGTHQIFAYDPESGVVRWFAGSAFENILDGAPAEARFAQPSGLATDGENLYIADSEVSGVRVITGIPAGQPEVGRVVGKGLFDFGDRDGAGPEQVRLQHCLGLTYGDGKLYIADTYNNKIKLCDPKTAAVSTFIGTTESGDADAPPKLHEPGGVSYAAGKLYVADTDNHKIRVVDVATRAVRTLEIPDLTPPAAPAP, translated from the coding sequence ATGCAGCGCCGGCGATCGATGCGGATCCGGGACCTCGGCTGGCTCGCGCTGGCGGCAGGCGCGCTCGCCGTTTCCCTGTGGTATTCGAACCACACCGGCGCGTCTCGACGCCGCGAGGCCGACGCGGCCGGGCCGCGCATCCGGCGGATTTCCTACCCGCAGGCCGCCGCACCGAGCCTCGACGGGGCCGTCGGCTGGATCAATTCGGGCCCGATCGACCTGGCGTCGCTGAAGGGTAAGATCGTCCTGCTGGACTTCTGGACCTATTGCTGCATCAACTGCCACCACATCCTGCCCGACCTGGAGAAGCTCGAGAAAAAGTACAAGAACGAGCTGGTCGTCATCGGCGTGCACTCGGGCAAGTTCGACGCCGAGCGGAACACCGAGAACATCCGCCGCAAGGTGGCCGAGTACCGGATCAAGCACCCGGTCGCCAACGACGCCGAGATGGTCATCTGGGAGCGGTTCGACGTCCACAGCTGGCCGACCCGCGTCCTGATCGACCCCGACGGCAAGGTCATCGCCTTCGGCCGCGACAACCAGGGGAACTTCGTGACCTCGATCGGCGGCGAGGGCCGATACGAGTTCTTCGACATGGTCATCGGCAAGGTCGCCGAGCAATTCCGCAAGGCCGGGAAGCTCAACGAGAAGCCCCTGACCTTCCCGACCGAGGAGAGCCAGTACGCGAACAAGCCCCTGCTCTTCCCCGGCAAGGTCCTGGCCGACGCCAAGTCGAATCGGCTGTTCATCTCCGACACCGGGCACAACCGGATCGTCCAGACCGACCTCGACGGCAAGAACCCCGTCGTCATCGGCGACGGCGGCCAGGGCTGCGTCGACGGCGGCTTCGCCAAGGCCCGCTTCAACCGTCAGCAGGGGATGTGCCTGGAGGGCGACGTCCTCTACGTCGCCGACACCGAGAACCACGCCATCCGCGCGATCGACCTGAAGGCGAAGACGGTCGCGACGGTCGTCGGCGACGGCAGGCAGGCCGACCGCGACCCGACCGAGCCCTTCGAGGGCCCCGGCAAGACCTCGTCGATCTCCAGCCCCTGGGACGTGATCCAGCTCGCCGGGTCGCGGACGATCTACATCGCCATGGCCGGCACCCACCAGATCTTCGCCTACGACCCCGAGTCGGGCGTCGTCCGCTGGTTCGCCGGCTCGGCCTTCGAGAACATCCTCGACGGCGCCCCCGCCGAGGCCCGGTTCGCCCAGCCCAGCGGCCTGGCGACCGACGGCGAAAACCTCTACATCGCCGACTCCGAGGTATCGGGCGTCCGGGTGATCACCGGCATCCCCGCCGGCCAGCCCGAAGTCGGCCGGGTCGTCGGCAAGGGCCTCTTCGACTTCGGCGACCGCGACGGCGCGGGGCCCGAACAGGTCCGCCTCCAGCACTGCCTCGGCCTGACCTACGGGGACGGCAAGCTCTACATCGCCGACACCTACAACAACAAGATCAAGCTCTGCGACCCCAAGACGGCCGCGGTCTCGACTTTCATCGGCACGACCGAGTCGGGCGACGCCGACGCCCCGCCCAAGCTCCACGAGCCCGGCGGCGTCAGCTATGCGGCCGGCAAGCTCTACGTCGCCGACACCGACAACCACAAGATCCGGGTCGTCGACGTCGCCACCCGCGCCGTCCGCACGCTGGAGATCCCCGACCTCACGCCGCCCGCCGCCCCCGCGCCCTGA
- a CDS encoding alpha/beta hydrolase has product MLRLLPILLISTTAWAGEPKDDARRFLDLCKALKFEEAHAAFGPKMAAALSTEKLKAVWTGIEKQLGPVTAMGEPREDRVGASRRVRIRCEFKTTPLDALVSFDPEGKIEGFFLTPAAADPKAPAVKKPDPPYVDPAKYTEEDVVVGAEGWPLAATLTRPKGVDKAPLVILVHGSGPHDRDETIGPNAPFRDLAHGLAGRGVAVLRYEKRTHAHKARYADPKILGSVGVQDEVVDDALAAAAKARGWKGIDPARIFVMGHSLGGTSAPLIARQDGKLAGIVLLAASARPSADLVREQIEHIRKVDPERAKGLVEIDTKLDEVLARMKAGTAKDDEKALGAPVRYWKSMDALQPAKLLAELPNLPVLVLQGGRDYQVTEADLDLLRKALNGRSNATVRLYPDLNHGFLKGEGKATPAEYEKPGFVDVRVIDDVARWVGTLPVL; this is encoded by the coding sequence ATGTTGCGGTTGCTGCCGATCTTGCTGATATCGACGACGGCGTGGGCGGGCGAGCCGAAGGACGACGCCCGCAGGTTCCTGGACCTGTGCAAGGCGTTGAAGTTCGAGGAGGCCCACGCGGCCTTCGGGCCGAAGATGGCCGCGGCCCTTTCGACCGAGAAGTTGAAGGCCGTCTGGACGGGGATCGAGAAGCAGCTCGGCCCGGTCACGGCGATGGGCGAGCCCCGCGAGGACCGCGTGGGCGCGTCGCGGCGGGTGCGGATCCGCTGCGAGTTCAAGACGACCCCGCTCGACGCCCTGGTCAGCTTCGATCCCGAGGGCAAGATCGAGGGCTTCTTCCTCACCCCCGCCGCGGCCGACCCGAAAGCGCCGGCCGTCAAGAAACCCGACCCGCCCTACGTCGACCCGGCGAAATACACCGAGGAGGACGTCGTCGTGGGGGCCGAGGGCTGGCCGCTGGCCGCGACCCTGACCCGGCCGAAGGGCGTCGACAAGGCACCCCTGGTGATCCTCGTCCACGGCTCGGGCCCGCACGACCGCGACGAGACGATCGGCCCCAACGCGCCGTTCCGCGACCTGGCCCACGGCCTCGCCGGCCGGGGGGTCGCGGTGCTCCGCTACGAGAAGCGGACGCACGCCCACAAGGCCCGCTACGCCGACCCCAAGATCCTCGGCTCGGTCGGCGTCCAGGACGAGGTCGTCGACGACGCCCTGGCGGCCGCCGCCAAGGCCCGGGGCTGGAAGGGGATCGACCCCGCGCGGATCTTCGTCATGGGCCACAGCCTGGGCGGGACCTCGGCCCCGTTGATCGCCAGGCAGGACGGCAAGTTGGCCGGGATCGTCCTGCTCGCCGCCTCGGCCCGCCCCTCCGCCGACCTGGTCCGCGAGCAGATCGAGCACATCCGCAAGGTCGACCCCGAGCGCGCCAAGGGGCTCGTCGAGATCGACACCAAGCTCGACGAGGTCCTCGCCCGGATGAAGGCCGGCACGGCGAAGGACGACGAGAAGGCGCTCGGCGCCCCGGTGCGTTACTGGAAGTCGATGGACGCCCTGCAACCGGCCAAGCTCCTGGCCGAGCTGCCGAATCTGCCCGTCCTGGTGCTGCAGGGGGGCCGCGACTACCAGGTCACCGAGGCCGACCTCGACCTGCTCCGCAAGGCCTTGAACGGACGGTCGAACGCGACCGTGAGGCTCTACCCCGACCTCAACCACGGCTTCCTGAAGGGCGAGGGCAAGGCCACGCCGGCCGAGTACGAAAAGCCGGGGTTCGTCGACGTGCGCGTCATCGACGACGTCGCCAGGTGGGTCGGGACGTTGCCCGTCCTCTAG